A stretch of the Candidatus Palauibacter australiensis genome encodes the following:
- a CDS encoding acetyl-CoA carboxylase biotin carboxylase subunit has product MFDKVLIANRGEIAVRVIRACHEEGLGTVAVYSDADRRAPHVLLAGEAVRIGGAAAAESYLSIDRLLAAAQETRAGAVHPGYGFLAENAGFARAVEAAGLVHVGPPAEAIEVMGDKTRARARMVRAGVPVIPGSDPLASAREAVREADRIGFPVLLKAAAGGGGKGMHVVSDAEEMEGAFGRATREAQAAFGDGRVFAERFLRAPRHIEIQVLADDERTVDFGERECSIQRRHQKLIEEAPSTAIDDALRRRMAEVAVRAAEAVGYRSAGTVEFLVEGGECFFLEMNTRIQVEHPVTELVTGVDLVRQQLRVARGLSLLGGGAPPSARGHAIECRINAEDPAAGFVPSVGRIDRLEVPTGPGVRWDGGIRNGSEVGPHYDSLLGKLVVHASDREAAIRRMRSALEGLVIGGVETTVPWHLAVMDEPDYRMNDLSIRYVEEHPGLGETADPGLRDVAMAAAVLLADRERPRVVAGGARRPRDRGNGLSAWVRAGREW; this is encoded by the coding sequence ATGTTCGACAAGGTTCTGATCGCGAACCGCGGCGAGATCGCGGTTCGGGTCATCCGCGCCTGCCACGAGGAGGGCCTCGGGACGGTCGCGGTCTACTCCGACGCGGACCGCCGGGCCCCCCACGTGCTCCTTGCGGGCGAGGCGGTCCGGATCGGCGGGGCCGCCGCCGCGGAGAGCTATCTGTCGATCGACCGGCTCCTCGCCGCCGCGCAGGAGACGCGGGCGGGCGCGGTCCACCCGGGGTACGGCTTTCTGGCCGAGAACGCCGGCTTCGCGCGCGCGGTCGAGGCCGCCGGGCTCGTCCACGTCGGACCTCCCGCCGAGGCGATCGAAGTCATGGGCGACAAGACGCGGGCCCGGGCGCGGATGGTGCGGGCCGGAGTCCCCGTCATCCCGGGCAGCGATCCGCTCGCTTCGGCGCGGGAGGCCGTCCGCGAGGCCGACAGGATCGGATTCCCCGTCCTCCTGAAGGCGGCGGCGGGAGGGGGCGGCAAGGGCATGCACGTGGTCTCCGACGCGGAGGAGATGGAGGGAGCGTTCGGGCGGGCGACCCGGGAAGCGCAGGCCGCCTTCGGTGACGGACGCGTGTTCGCGGAGCGCTTCCTGCGTGCCCCCCGGCACATCGAGATCCAGGTGCTCGCCGACGACGAGCGGACGGTGGACTTCGGTGAGCGGGAGTGTTCGATCCAGCGACGACACCAGAAACTGATCGAAGAGGCGCCGTCCACGGCGATCGACGACGCCCTCCGGCGGCGGATGGCGGAGGTCGCCGTGCGCGCGGCCGAGGCGGTCGGCTACCGGAGCGCGGGGACGGTCGAGTTCCTGGTCGAGGGAGGGGAGTGCTTCTTCCTCGAGATGAACACGCGGATTCAGGTCGAGCACCCCGTGACGGAACTCGTCACCGGCGTGGACCTCGTCCGGCAGCAACTGCGCGTGGCCCGCGGGCTTTCCCTGCTCGGCGGCGGAGCGCCGCCTTCGGCGCGCGGGCACGCGATCGAATGCCGGATCAACGCGGAGGACCCCGCCGCCGGATTCGTGCCGTCAGTCGGTCGAATCGACCGCCTCGAAGTCCCGACGGGGCCCGGGGTGCGCTGGGACGGCGGGATCCGCAACGGGTCGGAAGTCGGCCCGCACTACGACTCGCTGCTCGGCAAGCTGGTCGTCCACGCCTCGGATCGGGAGGCGGCGATCCGGCGCATGCGGTCCGCGCTCGAAGGGCTCGTCATCGGCGGCGTCGAGACGACCGTCCCGTGGCACCTCGCCGTGATGGACGAACCCGACTACCGGATGAACGATCTCTCCATCCGGTACGTGGAGGAACACCCCGGCCTCGGAGAGACGGCGGATCCCGGACTGCGCGATGTGGCGATGGCGGCCGCCGTACTCCTCGCCGACCGGGAGCGGCCACGGGTCGTTGCCGGCGGTGCACGGCGGCCCCGTGACAGAGGAAACGGGCTGTCGGCCTGGGTGCGGGCGGGTCGGGAGTGGTGA
- a CDS encoding ABC transporter substrate-binding protein, with amino-acid sequence MAAGCALIAGNPPIETAAASAVDPEGAAAQLRLAEADYEQGRYAAAAARGDSLDAAWRGIEPFRALADRALSVAGRALEAQRLPGAAADRYGMLLARAPAASLETATLERLVRILSDTSRESEAVAAILSTPRGLETVGAEDLRRLTSALTIRELRPLTEAFPPETTAAAIVHAQLGRLLAIEGEGDEARRLAARILEGQPAEPERVTAELIAGTETDLGDGAARIGAILPLTGDLSEVGQVLREGIELAVERYLAERPAGFDVELIVLDDESDPENTAGLVRSLEGRGVIAIVGPLRSESFAAASRARRNPRLPIISPTATDVLRPAPATYTLYDVGTRASDVAEELARWTLEELRLRRVAVLEPDGVGLGGAVDAFTRTIREYGGLLVGHERYDPGLTTFQVPIEAVAASEPDVVFAPAASASGVLAVAPQLFYYGLYNVIVMGSEAWAEPAALRRLEPFATDHRVIGLATDRVSPGTPWRRFVADYERRYRKTLRDNIMPALAHDAALLVLSALDGARLPIPAALAAYLESGPEVEGVTGRLRPEAGRSVVWRATDVRMLVDGSPVAADREELLAWLAEVRAAPSPFAPRDSLRVDTLRTEARRRVGGVSAR; translated from the coding sequence GTGGCCGCGGGCTGTGCACTCATCGCCGGCAACCCACCCATCGAGACCGCCGCGGCGAGCGCGGTCGACCCGGAAGGAGCGGCCGCCCAGCTCCGCCTCGCCGAGGCCGACTACGAGCAGGGGCGATACGCGGCAGCCGCGGCGCGCGGGGATTCCCTCGACGCCGCCTGGCGTGGGATCGAACCCTTCCGCGCGCTCGCGGACCGCGCCCTCTCCGTGGCGGGCCGGGCGCTGGAGGCGCAGAGGCTGCCGGGCGCCGCGGCGGATCGCTATGGCATGCTTCTCGCGCGGGCGCCTGCCGCCTCCCTGGAAACGGCCACCCTGGAGCGACTCGTTCGGATCCTCTCGGACACGAGTCGCGAGTCCGAGGCGGTCGCCGCGATCCTCTCCACACCGCGAGGCCTCGAGACGGTCGGTGCGGAGGATCTCCGCCGGTTAACCTCCGCCCTCACGATCCGGGAATTGCGTCCGCTGACGGAGGCTTTCCCGCCGGAGACCACCGCGGCTGCGATCGTTCATGCACAACTCGGCCGCCTCCTCGCCATAGAGGGGGAGGGTGACGAGGCGAGGCGTCTGGCCGCTCGCATCCTGGAAGGGCAACCCGCCGAACCCGAACGTGTCACGGCGGAGCTGATCGCGGGGACGGAGACGGATCTCGGCGACGGCGCCGCGCGCATCGGTGCGATCCTGCCGCTCACCGGCGACCTCTCGGAGGTTGGCCAGGTGCTGCGCGAGGGGATCGAACTCGCGGTCGAGCGGTACCTCGCCGAGCGCCCGGCCGGCTTCGATGTCGAACTCATCGTCCTCGATGACGAATCGGACCCGGAGAACACGGCGGGCCTCGTACGCTCGCTCGAGGGACGTGGCGTGATCGCGATCGTAGGTCCCCTCCGCTCCGAGTCGTTCGCCGCAGCTTCCCGGGCGCGCCGGAATCCGAGGCTGCCGATCATCAGCCCCACGGCGACCGACGTGCTGAGACCCGCCCCGGCGACCTACACGCTCTACGATGTGGGCACGCGCGCCTCGGATGTGGCGGAGGAGCTGGCGCGCTGGACGCTGGAGGAACTCCGGCTCCGGCGCGTCGCCGTTCTCGAGCCGGACGGGGTTGGACTCGGCGGCGCCGTAGACGCGTTCACGCGAACGATCCGGGAGTACGGCGGCCTGCTCGTCGGGCACGAACGATACGATCCCGGGCTCACGACGTTTCAGGTACCCATCGAGGCTGTCGCGGCCTCGGAGCCGGATGTCGTCTTCGCGCCGGCGGCGTCCGCTTCCGGTGTTCTCGCCGTCGCGCCTCAGCTCTTCTACTACGGGCTGTACAACGTGATCGTGATGGGGAGCGAAGCCTGGGCCGAACCGGCCGCGCTGCGGCGCCTCGAACCCTTCGCGACGGACCATCGCGTGATCGGTCTTGCCACGGATCGCGTCAGCCCCGGCACGCCGTGGCGGCGATTTGTCGCAGACTATGAGAGACGATACCGAAAGACGTTGCGGGACAATATTATGCCGGCTCTGGCGCACGATGCGGCGCTCCTCGTGCTCTCCGCCCTAGACGGCGCGAGGCTGCCGATCCCGGCTGCGCTCGCGGCCTACCTCGAGTCGGGGCCGGAAGTCGAGGGCGTGACGGGCCGCCTGCGCCCCGAAGCCGGGCGATCCGTCGTGTGGCGTGCCACGGATGTCCGCATGCTCGTCGACGGTTCGCCCGTGGCGGCGGACAGGGAGGAACTCCTCGCCTGGCTGGCCGAGGTGCGTGCGGCGCCGTCACCCTTTGCCCCGCGCGACTCGCTGCGCGTGGACACCCTGCGCACGGAAGCGCGCCGCCGGGTGGGAGGGGTGAGCGCCCGGTGA
- a CDS encoding methylmalonyl-CoA mutase family protein: protein MSGIEIDPVYRAGAANPDPALPGEFPYTRGVYPTMYRGRLWTMRQYAGFGTAAATNARFRYLLESGQTGLSVAFDLPTQMGYDSDDARVRGEVGRVGVAIDSIEDMHSLFEEIPLERVSTAMTINATAPVLLAMYAGVAQERGIDPAVLRGTVQNDVLKEFIARGTYIYPVEPSVRFVTDVFDFCAREMPRWRSISISGYHIREAGATAAQELAFTIANGLEYVRRAIERGLEIDDFAPGLSFFFSADRLFFEEVAKFRAARRMWARLMRDRFGAADESCRLKFHTQTSGAALTAQQPLNNVVRVAVQALSAVLGGTQSLHTNSYDEALSLPGADAARLALRTQQVLAAETGVGDTVDPLGGSHFVESLTDDLEARAAEYLARIEEIGGPVQAIDYMREEIHLAARRHQEAVESGELEVVGVNVHADAEPVEMPQAPDFARLADEQRGRLARLRTGRDGANVEASLAEIRRAAAGDANLLPVLIDAVRRRVTLGEISHALRDVWGEYRPG from the coding sequence ATGAGCGGCATCGAAATCGACCCGGTCTACCGCGCGGGCGCCGCGAACCCGGATCCGGCGCTGCCCGGCGAGTTCCCCTACACCCGCGGCGTGTACCCCACGATGTACCGGGGACGGCTGTGGACGATGCGCCAGTACGCCGGTTTCGGCACGGCCGCGGCGACGAACGCGCGTTTCCGCTACCTGCTGGAGTCCGGGCAGACGGGCCTTTCCGTCGCCTTCGACCTTCCGACCCAGATGGGGTACGACTCCGACGACGCCAGGGTGCGGGGGGAAGTCGGACGGGTGGGAGTGGCGATCGATTCGATCGAGGACATGCACAGCCTGTTCGAGGAGATCCCGCTCGAGCGCGTCTCGACGGCCATGACGATCAACGCCACCGCGCCCGTGCTCCTCGCGATGTACGCGGGCGTGGCCCAGGAGCGGGGGATCGACCCGGCAGTCCTCCGGGGCACGGTCCAGAACGACGTACTGAAGGAGTTCATCGCGCGGGGGACGTACATCTACCCGGTGGAGCCCAGCGTTCGGTTCGTGACGGACGTGTTCGATTTCTGCGCCCGGGAGATGCCGCGCTGGCGCTCGATTTCCATCAGCGGGTATCACATCCGCGAGGCCGGCGCGACGGCGGCCCAGGAGCTGGCCTTTACGATCGCCAACGGGCTCGAATACGTGCGCCGCGCCATCGAGCGGGGGCTGGAGATCGACGACTTCGCGCCCGGGCTCAGCTTCTTCTTTTCGGCCGACCGGCTGTTCTTCGAGGAGGTGGCCAAGTTCCGCGCGGCTCGCCGCATGTGGGCCCGGCTCATGCGGGACCGTTTCGGGGCCGCGGACGAGAGCTGCCGGCTGAAGTTCCACACTCAGACCTCCGGGGCCGCGCTGACGGCCCAGCAGCCGTTGAACAACGTGGTGCGCGTCGCGGTTCAGGCGCTCTCCGCCGTCCTCGGGGGCACGCAATCGCTGCACACGAACAGCTACGACGAAGCGTTGTCGCTTCCGGGAGCGGACGCCGCCCGCCTTGCGCTCCGCACACAGCAGGTGCTGGCCGCCGAGACGGGCGTTGGGGACACCGTCGATCCCCTGGGGGGCTCCCACTTCGTGGAGTCGCTCACGGACGACCTCGAGGCACGCGCCGCGGAGTACCTCGCGCGCATTGAGGAAATAGGCGGCCCCGTGCAGGCGATCGACTACATGCGCGAGGAGATCCACCTCGCCGCCCGGCGGCACCAGGAGGCGGTCGAGAGCGGTGAACTCGAGGTCGTCGGCGTGAACGTGCACGCGGATGCCGAACCGGTCGAGATGCCGCAGGCGCCGGACTTCGCCCGCCTGGCGGACGAACAACGCGGGCGGCTCGCGCGGCTGAGGACAGGGAGGGACGGCGCGAACGTGGAGGCGTCGCTGGCGGAGATCCGGCGAGCGGCGGCCGGAGATGCTAACCTCCTGCCCGTACTGATCGACGCCGTCCGGCGCCGCGTGACTCTGGGCGAGATCAGCCACGCGTTGCGCGACGTGTGGGGGGAATACCGTCCCGGCTGA
- a CDS encoding zinc ribbon domain-containing protein: MDPGARVPTYEYRCRGCRYDFERFQRMSDPPIRVCPSCGEEQVERLISAGGGIVFKGSGFYATDYRQAPDDGGKSAAAETSDDASSPSRDAASSASEPTPSGSSEGGPGS, encoded by the coding sequence ATGGATCCGGGGGCACGAGTGCCAACGTACGAATACAGATGCCGGGGTTGCCGGTACGATTTCGAGCGGTTCCAGCGCATGTCGGACCCCCCGATCCGCGTCTGCCCGTCGTGCGGGGAGGAGCAGGTGGAGCGGCTCATCTCGGCCGGGGGCGGCATCGTCTTCAAGGGGTCCGGCTTCTACGCCACCGACTATCGGCAGGCTCCCGACGACGGCGGGAAGTCCGCCGCCGCGGAGACGTCCGACGATGCTTCGTCCCCTTCCCGGGACGCCGCTTCGTCCGCGTCCGAACCCACTCCATCCGGGTCATCGGAAGGCGGCCCCGGCTCTTGA
- the argS gene encoding arginine--tRNA ligase has product MTGDAGPTRLAEALESALAAAGAPEGFSPGLERPRDPTHGDWASNAALVLAKRLGQPPRALAARVCELIDSAAAGIAAVEVAGPGFLNFRLSDPAIWRRLAEVIEAGRDWGRTQASPALRVNVEFVSANPTGPLHVAHGRGAALGDAVASLLDWAGHEVTREFYVNDAGRQIELLGESVEARYEETAGRPAAIPEGGYHGAYVRDVAVAIRDAAGAEVLASLAADERRAHFRREAVRLLREEQAEDLSRFGVHMDLYYSERSLYESGAIDRLLAALETGGLIYRSQGATWLRTSSLGDEKDRVLIKSDGSFTYFLPDLAYHLDKARRGFELAIDVWGADHQGHEKRMLAALRGLSYPDLLEVLIIQLVTVLRDGTEVRMSKRAGRFVTLGELVDETGPDVARYFFLMRRAEVHLNFDLDLALDTSDANPVYKVQYAHARMCSVFRRAGIAVDEVPASLDVPDTFGTPAEREVALSVLRLPEVVASAAAGRAPHLVCAYLEETAGLVNAWYHQGNLDPAQRILADVPERAARIRLARAVQLTLRNGLRALGLSAPETMSRDAK; this is encoded by the coding sequence TTGACGGGTGATGCCGGGCCGACCCGGCTCGCCGAGGCGCTCGAATCCGCCCTTGCCGCCGCCGGGGCTCCGGAGGGCTTCTCTCCGGGACTGGAGCGGCCGCGGGATCCGACGCACGGAGACTGGGCGTCCAACGCGGCGCTCGTGCTCGCGAAGAGACTGGGCCAGCCTCCCCGGGCGCTCGCGGCGCGCGTCTGCGAACTCATCGATTCCGCGGCCGCCGGGATCGCGGCGGTCGAAGTCGCAGGGCCGGGATTCCTGAACTTCCGACTCTCCGACCCAGCCATCTGGCGGCGACTGGCGGAGGTCATCGAGGCCGGCCGCGACTGGGGACGGACGCAGGCCTCGCCGGCGCTCCGCGTCAACGTGGAGTTCGTCTCGGCCAATCCGACGGGGCCGCTGCATGTGGCCCATGGTCGGGGCGCGGCGCTCGGCGACGCGGTCGCGTCGCTGCTGGACTGGGCCGGGCACGAAGTGACGCGCGAGTTCTACGTGAACGACGCCGGACGGCAGATCGAACTCCTCGGTGAATCCGTCGAGGCGCGCTACGAGGAAACGGCCGGCCGGCCCGCGGCCATTCCCGAAGGCGGATATCACGGCGCGTACGTCCGCGACGTGGCGGTGGCGATTCGAGACGCCGCTGGCGCGGAGGTTCTCGCCTCGCTCGCGGCGGACGAGCGGCGCGCGCACTTCCGGCGCGAAGCGGTACGATTGCTCCGCGAGGAGCAGGCGGAGGACCTGTCGCGGTTCGGCGTCCACATGGACCTGTACTACTCCGAACGCTCGCTCTACGAATCGGGAGCCATCGACCGCCTCCTGGCCGCGCTGGAGACCGGCGGCCTGATCTACCGCTCGCAGGGGGCGACCTGGCTTCGGACTTCGAGCCTCGGCGACGAGAAGGACCGGGTCCTCATCAAGAGCGACGGCTCCTTCACCTACTTCCTGCCGGATCTCGCCTATCACCTCGACAAGGCGAGGCGCGGCTTCGAGCTCGCGATCGACGTCTGGGGCGCGGATCACCAGGGCCACGAGAAGCGCATGCTGGCGGCCCTGCGCGGGCTGTCGTACCCGGACTTGCTCGAGGTCTTGATCATCCAGCTCGTCACGGTTCTGCGCGACGGCACGGAAGTCCGGATGAGCAAGCGCGCCGGACGCTTCGTGACGCTGGGCGAACTCGTCGATGAAACGGGCCCGGACGTGGCGCGCTATTTCTTCCTCATGCGCCGGGCGGAGGTCCATCTCAACTTCGATCTCGACCTGGCGCTGGATACGTCGGACGCGAATCCGGTCTACAAGGTCCAGTATGCGCATGCGCGCATGTGCAGCGTATTCCGCAGGGCCGGAATCGCCGTCGATGAAGTTCCGGCCTCTCTCGACGTCCCGGACACGTTCGGCACCCCGGCCGAGCGCGAGGTCGCCCTGTCCGTCCTGAGGCTTCCAGAGGTCGTCGCATCCGCCGCGGCGGGGCGGGCTCCGCACCTGGTCTGCGCCTATCTGGAGGAGACGGCGGGGCTCGTGAACGCCTGGTATCACCAGGGAAACCTGGACCCGGCGCAGAGAATCCTGGCGGACGTGCCGGAACGGGCCGCGAGAATCCGGCTTGCCCGTGCGGTGCAGCTCACGCTGCGCAACGGGCTGCGCGCGCTCGGCCTCTCGGCTCCCGAGACCATGAGCCGGGACGCGAAGTGA
- a CDS encoding acyl-CoA carboxylase subunit beta, with translation MREKLAELEARSERTARGDPDRLARQHERGKLGARERLEILLDEGSFVEFDRFVEHRCTDFGLGDRRIPGDGVITGYGRVDGRIVYVFSQDFTVFGGSLSEAHAGKIVKVLDLATRNGAPFIGINDSGGARIQEGVASLGGYADIFLRNTLASGVIPQLSAILGPCSGGAVYSPAITDFVFMVDGVSHMFITGPGVVKTVTHEDVTFDELGGAAVHASRSGVAHFRSATEVEALGAVRRLLSYLPSNNQESPPWRETTDPPDRADEALLEIVPDDPKLPYDMLDIIRRVVDTESLMEVHEDYARNIITGFARLGGNAVGIIGNQPAVLAGVLDSDASIKAARFVRFCDAFNVPLVTFEDVPGFLPGLREEHEGIIRNGAKLLFAYCEATVPKLTVITRKAYGGAYDVMSSKHIRGDLNLAWPSAEIAVMGAKGAVEVLFRREIAAAEDPVTRTAELEAEYRAKFANPYLAAERGFIDDVIDPRETRARLVSGLEAMAEKRDRNPPRKHGNIPL, from the coding sequence ATGCGGGAGAAGCTGGCCGAACTCGAGGCCCGGTCCGAGCGCACGGCACGCGGGGATCCGGACCGGCTCGCCCGGCAGCACGAGCGCGGCAAGCTGGGGGCCCGGGAGCGCCTCGAGATCCTCCTCGACGAGGGGAGTTTCGTGGAGTTCGACCGCTTCGTCGAGCACCGCTGCACCGACTTCGGGCTGGGCGACCGGCGCATCCCCGGCGACGGGGTCATCACGGGCTACGGCCGCGTCGACGGACGAATCGTCTATGTGTTCAGCCAGGACTTCACGGTCTTCGGGGGGTCGCTGTCGGAAGCGCACGCCGGCAAGATCGTGAAAGTGCTGGACCTTGCGACGCGGAACGGCGCCCCGTTCATCGGCATCAACGACTCGGGCGGCGCGCGGATTCAGGAAGGGGTCGCCTCTCTCGGCGGCTATGCGGACATCTTCCTCCGAAACACGCTGGCCTCGGGGGTGATCCCGCAACTGAGCGCGATCCTCGGGCCGTGTTCCGGAGGGGCGGTCTACAGCCCCGCCATCACGGATTTCGTGTTTATGGTGGACGGGGTGAGCCACATGTTCATCACGGGCCCCGGCGTCGTGAAGACGGTGACGCACGAGGACGTGACGTTCGACGAGCTCGGCGGCGCAGCCGTGCACGCGAGCCGATCCGGCGTGGCCCACTTCCGTTCGGCGACCGAAGTCGAGGCGCTCGGCGCCGTGCGCCGCCTTCTGTCCTACCTGCCCTCGAACAACCAGGAATCGCCGCCGTGGCGGGAGACGACGGACCCGCCGGACCGGGCCGACGAGGCGCTTCTCGAGATCGTGCCCGACGACCCGAAGCTCCCGTACGACATGCTGGACATCATCCGCCGGGTCGTCGACACCGAGAGCCTGATGGAAGTCCACGAGGACTACGCCCGCAACATCATCACAGGCTTCGCCCGGCTCGGCGGGAACGCCGTGGGCATCATCGGCAACCAGCCCGCGGTCCTCGCGGGCGTCCTGGACAGCGATGCGAGCATCAAGGCCGCGCGTTTCGTCCGCTTCTGCGATGCGTTTAACGTGCCGCTGGTGACCTTCGAGGATGTGCCCGGCTTTCTTCCGGGGCTGAGGGAAGAGCACGAGGGCATCATCCGAAACGGCGCGAAACTCCTCTTCGCCTACTGCGAGGCGACCGTGCCGAAGCTCACCGTCATCACGCGCAAGGCATACGGCGGTGCGTACGACGTCATGTCGTCCAAGCACATCCGGGGCGACCTCAACCTCGCCTGGCCCAGCGCGGAGATCGCGGTGATGGGCGCGAAGGGCGCGGTGGAGGTCCTGTTCCGGCGCGAGATCGCCGCGGCCGAGGATCCCGTGACGCGCACGGCCGAACTCGAGGCGGAGTATCGGGCGAAGTTCGCCAACCCCTACCTCGCCGCCGAGCGCGGGTTCATCGACGATGTGATCGACCCTCGCGAGACGCGCGCGCGCCTCGTGTCGGGGCTCGAGGCCATGGCCGAGAAGCGCGACCGCAACCCGCCCAGGAAGCACGGCAACATCCCCCTGTGA